A window of Dehalococcoidia bacterium genomic DNA:
ATAGAGTTGGAACTCAAAGCACGTCACCTAATCACTAAGAATCAAAATGCAGTAAAGAAGGAGTTCGGGCACGACCTCGTCAAGTCCTACAACGCCCTTCCACGTGAACAGCAGATCTTACGGACTGAGGAAATGGATGTTCTTACCAAGTGCAGCAAGTCGTACAACGTGCCAAATAAGTACTTCGACTTCTGGAGCCCCGCCGCGGCCTTGAGAGGCTTCTCCATGTTTCCGAATCAAGCTGAGCTCCTTCGCATTACCGAAAAGTTAGTCGCATTCGGCTCTTCCATGCCCGACCTTTCGGTTTGAGATCCGACCCGACGACGAACACGCAGGAATGTCAATGACAGGCTGTGGGCGGCACGTGGTACGCTGTCACTGGCGTCAAACTCGCTGACGACCTGTAGCGCGACGTCGAGAGCGAATCTAGAATATAGACGCGCCGACGTGGCTCAGTGGTAGAGCAGCCGATTCGTAATCGGCAGGTCGTGAGTTCGAATCTCACCGTCGGCTCCATCATGCACGGCCGGGCCCCGCCTCGCGGGGCCCCTTCCATTTCCGCGGCCAGTTGCGGGCGGATGAGGCCTGTTTGGCTGATGGGGCGCAGCGGGCGCGGCGGCGCTACGCCCCGAATCCCACGGTGGGGTTATGGCGCGCTGACGGGCCTGCGCGGCAGGCGTGGTGTCGCGGGCGCAGCGGTGCTGCGCCCCTACGCACCCGGTGGGGTTATGCCGCGCAGACGGGGCCTAAGCGGCAGGCGAGGTGTCGCGGGCGCAGCCGTGCTGCGCCCCTACGCCCCTGGTGGGTTATGGCGCGCTCGGAGCCAGCCGCGCGGACGCGGGGCGCGGGGTCAGCGGGCGGTCCAGCCCCCGTCGACGACGAGCGCGCAGCCGGTGACGAAGGACGCCTCGTCCGAGGCGAGGAAGAGGAAGGCGTTCGCGATCTCCTCCGGCCTGCCGGCGCGCCCTAAAGGCGTCTGGGACTCGATGCGGCGGCGCCCGGCCTCGTTCTCCATGATGCCGCGCGTCATCTCCGTCTCGATCCAGCCGGGGCAGACGCAGTTGACGCGCACCCCCCGCGGCCCCAGCAGCAGCGCGAACTCGCGCGTGAGGCCGATGACGCCGTGCTTGGCCGCGACGTACGGCCCCGTGCCCCCCAACCCCACGAGGCCGGCGATCGAGGCCGTGTTCACGATGGCGCCGCCTCCGGCCGCTGCCATGGCCTCGCCGGCGATGCGGCAACCGTAGTACACGCCGCTGAGGTTCACCGCGATCGTGCGGTCCCAGTCGAAGCCGCCGCCGACGCCGGCGTTGTTCACCATGATGTCGAGGCGGCCGAAGGCCTCGACAGCCTCCCTTACGGTCGCCGCGACCTCGCCTTCATCCGACACGTCGAGCAGCCGGTAAGTGGCCTGGCCGCCGCCTTTGCCGATCGCCTCGGCGACCTCGGCGGCATTGCCAACGTCGATGTCGGCGACCAGCACGCGACAGCCCTCGCGGGCGAAGGCCTCGCAGATCGCGCGGCCGATGCCGCGGCCGCCTCCCGTGACGATCGCTGACTTGCCGGACAGTCGCATTCCTTTCCCCCTTCTCCCAGGACGCGTCCGCGGGATCATAGCGCAAGCCCTACGCCCGGCCTCCTCGCGCCGGCAGGGAGCGCGCGGCTTCGTCCTTGTAGCGGTAGGACGGCGGCCTTAACCTTCGTGTACCGGAGGAGGGGCCGAGTGGTACTGGACGGATTGCGCTGCGAGCTCTGCGGTCAGATGAACCCGCCCGACGCGCGGTTCTGCAATTCCTGCGGCTCCAGCCTCGAGGCGAAGTGCCCGGACTGCGGGCGCCTGAACCCGCCCGGCAGCGCCTTCTGCAACAACTGCGGCCGCCGCCTGCGGCCCGCGCCCGCGCAGGCCGCGATCGAGACGCCGCGGCACCTGGCCGAGCGCATCCTCCGCGACCGCGCCGGCCTCGAGGGCGAGCGGCGCAACGTGACCGTCCTCTTCATCGACGCCGCTGACTCCACGGCCACGGGCTCCCGGGTGGACATGGAGGTGCTGCACGCTGTCGTGCGCGAGTGCACGCAACGCATGGCCGACGCCGTGCACCGCTATGAGGGCACCGTGACGCAGTTCCGCGGGGACGGCATCATGGCCATCTTCGGCGCGCCCATCGCGCACGAGGACAGCGCCCGGCGCGCCGTAGCCGCGGCCCTGGCGATGCGCGACTCGCTGGTGGCATTCAGCACCGAGCTGCAGGCCGCCGGCAGGCCCCACTTCCGCTACCGCATCGGCCTGAACTCGGGGCCCGTGGTCGTGGGCCGGATCGGCGACGACCTTTCGATGGACTACACGGCCATCGGCGACACGGTGAACCTGGCGGCGCGCATGGAGGCCGCGGCCCGGAACGACTCCATCTACATCACGGACGCGGTGTACCGGCAGGTGCGCGAGTACTTCGAGTTCAGGCCCCTGGGCCAGCTCGAAGTGAAAGGCAAGGCCGAACCGGTCGAGGCCTACGAGGTGCTGCGGGCGCTGCCCGTGCGCGACCGCCTGGAAGCGATCGCGGCGCGCGGGCTGAGCCCCTTCGTCGGGCGTGAGCGGGAGCTTGCGGCGCTGCGCGGCTACTTCGAACAGGCGCGCCGCGGGCAAGGCCACGTGGTCTTCATCTCGGGCGAGGCGGGCATGGGCAAGTCGCGCCTTCTACTCGAGTTCCGCCGCTCGCTGGGCGAAGACGGCGCTACCTGGGTGGAGGCGCACTGTAACGCCTACGCCCGCAACACGCCCTACGTCGCGATCACGGAGGTGCTGAAGAGCGCGTTCGCCCTGGACGAGGCCGACACCGAGGACGTGGTGGTAGGGCGCGTCCAGGCCGCGGTGGCCGAGTGGGACGAGGCGGCGCAGCCCACGGCCGCCTATCTGCGCTTCCTCCTGAACGTCGACCCGGGCGACGCGGCGCTGGCGTCGATGGACGCCGGGGCGCGCCGCGCCGGAGTGCTGGACAGCCTGCGGGCCCTCCTCCTGCAGCTGTCGCGGCGGCGTCCCGTCGTGCTGGTCGTGGAGGACTTGCACTGGATCGACGCCCAGTCACAGGACGCGCTCGCCGGACTGATCGACGTCAGCGCTTCGGCGCCGGTGCTGATGCTCCTCACCTTCCGGCCGGGCTACAGCCAGCCCTTCGGCGACCGCAGCTACTTCAGCCGGATCGCCCTGAGCAACCTCGGCGCGGAGGAATCGGCGCTCATCTCGGAGTCGTTGATCGAGGGCGCCGCATTGCCGGAGGAGGTCCGGCGGCTGATCTTCAGCAAGGCGGAGGGCAACCCCTTCTACGTCGAAGAGGTCACGAAGTCGCTGGTCGAATCGGGCGCGCTCAGGCGGAGCAACGGCACGCTGGCGCCAGCCCGGCCCCTGAGCCAGATCCAGATCCCGGACACCATTCAGGGCGTCATCCTCAGCCGCATCGACCGCCTCGACCGCCGCGCGCGGGAGGCGATCCAGCTTGCCTCGGTAATCGGGCGCGAGTTCACGGTGCGGCTGCTGCAGCGCATCTCGGACGTCGAAGCACAGCTCGAGGGGCTGCTCGGGGAGCTCAAGGGCCTGGAGCTGATCTACGAGAAGGCCTTCTTCCCCGAGCTCTCCTACATGTTCAAGCACGCCCTCACGCACGACGTCGCCTATTCGACCCTCCTCGTGGAGCGGCGGCGCGCGCTGCACAGGGTCGTCGCGCAGGCGATCGAGGACCTCTACTCGGAGCGCCTGGCCGAGCACTACGAGATGCTTGCGCACCACTTCTACGAGGCGCAGGACTGGGACAAGGCGCTCGACTACCTGACGAAGGCCGCCCGCAAGGCGCTCGACACCTATGCCCACGCGGAGGCGACATCCTTCCTCGAACGCGCGATGGAGGCGGTCGAGCGCGCATCGACGCCGGAGCGGGACCAGGTGCGCGCTGACCTGCAGGCCTACCGGGGCCGGGCGCTGATCCAGGCCGCGGCGTGGCCCCGCGCGCGACCCGACCTCGAGTCGGCGCTGGCGGCACTCTCGCCCGAGCGCCTGGAGCGCAGACTCGAAGTCCTCGGGGACCTGGCGATGGCCTGCTGGTGGAGCCGCGACACTCCCGCGATGCGCCGCTACGCCGGCGACCTGCGCGCGCTGGCGAGCGAGATGGGCCGCGAAGACCTGGTCACCGTCGCGGACGCCTGGCTCGCGGCCGCGCTCAGCGCCGAGGGTGACCCGCTGCGCAGCCTCAGTGAACTGACGGCAATCGCGGAGCGGGCGCGGAAACTGCGGGTCACGATGCCGCCCGGCCCGGGGTCATTCGTCCCGCTGTGGAACTACTGGACGGGGCGTCTGGACGAGGCGGTGCGCGTGGGGCGCGAGGCGGTCGAGCGCGCGCGGCGGGAGAATCATGTCCTCATGCTCATGGAGGCCTTGCCTCACTTCGCGGTGTCGCTGGCGGCGCACGGCGACTACGCCGAGGCCCTGGAGGTGTACCGGGAGGCGCGCCAGGTAGGCGAGCGCTACGGGGCCAAGGCGCCGCTCTCGCGCGCGATCGCCATGGAGGCGGGCATGCACCTGGACCTCCTCGACTTCGAGGGCGCCGCGACGCTCCAGCAGGAGGCGCGCGAGGTCGCGGCCGCGGCAGGCTTCCCGCCGGCGGCTGTCAGCGCCGGGATCGACCTGCTCCTGAACCTTGCGCGCCAGGGCCGGCCCGCGGAAGCGGAGGCGATCGAGCCGGAGATCGCGGCCGCGGTTGAGCGAGAGGCCGGTTGGCACGGCTGGCTCTGGCGTCTGCGGCTCGCCCAGGCGCGGGCCGAGTTGGCGCTGGTCCGCGGCGACTGGCAGCAAGCGGTCCGGCAGGCGGACGAAGCCATCGAGCGTAGCCTGGCGACCGGGCGCGTGAAGTATCAGGTGGCGGCGCTGGGCGTGCGCGGCGCCGCTCGTTCGGCGCTGGGCAACCGCGAAGACGCCGTAACCGACCTCCGGCGGGCCATAGACCTGGCCCGCGGGACGCGCGACCCGGCCATGCTTCTGCGCGCCATGCTTGCGCTCCTGGTTGTCCAGCAGGACGAGGCGGCCCTGACCGAGGCGCGAGAGGTGGCGGACCGCATTGCCGCGGCGCTCCCGGGCGGCCTGCAGGGGCGGTTCATCGCGGCAGCGCCCCTGCGCCTGATCCGCCGGTCTACATGAGCTCAGGCTCGAAGCGGCCGATGCCCGCCATCCCGGACAGGGCGCCAGCGCGCAGCTCGACGGCCTGGAAGGCGTCCGGCGCGGCGAGCTCGCCGGCGTAGCGAATGCCGAAGGCGCTCGCGGGACGGAACCCGAAACGGCCGTAGTACGCCGGGTTGCCCAGGAGGAACACAGCTCCATAGCCGAGCGCCCGGCAGCGCTCGAGGCCTTCCCGCGCGAGCGCCGACCCGATGCCGCGGCCCTGCCAGGCGGGGAGCACGGCCAGCGGCGCCAGCGCCGCCTCGGCACGCATCTCCCCGCCAGCCTCGATGGTGAAAGGGCTGAACATCACGTGGCCCACGACCTCGTCGCCGATGACGGCGACGAGCGAGAGGAAGGACTTGCCGTGGTCCCGCAGCGCGTCGACGATGCTCGCCTCGTCCGGCCTCCCGAACGCGAGCTCGTTGACGTTCCGGATGGCGCCAGCATCGGCGTCCGTTTCTTCGCGGATGGTGACAGGTGCCGAGACCACGCCGCCACGGTAACGGCGCCCGCCCTCTCGCTCCAGGCCTTCGCGGAGAAAGCGGAACTGGCGTAAGGCCACCGACCGGCACCCCGGCGGGACCGGTTCAGGCCGGAAAGGACTAAAGGCCCGCGACATGGCCCGGATGTAGTCCTCATCTCATCCCCTCCGCCTCTGCTAGAATCGGGCAACTCGGCTGAAAAGCCAGGGAGGTGCCATGACCGAGGCTTCGCGAGACGGCGCTATGCCGCCGGCAGCGCCACAGGCCCTCGACGGCCTGCGCGTGCTCGACCTGACGCAGTACATCGCCGGGCCCTTCTGTACCAAGCTCATGGCAGACTTCGGCGCCGAAGTGATCAAGGTCGAACCTCCCGGCATCGGCGATGTCAGCCGCGGCTACGGCCCTTTCAGGGGTGACCTGCCGGACCGTGAGGCGAGCGGCCTTTACCTGTACTGCAACACGAACAAGAAGAGCATCACGCTCGACATCGAGACCGAGGCCGGCCTGGAGATAGCCCGCCGCCTCGCCTCACAGGTCGACGTCGTCGTCGAGAGCTACCCGCCCGGGCGCATGGCCGAACTCGGGCTGGGGTACGAGCACCTTTCCCTCCTTAACCCGAAGCTCGTCCTCCTCTCGATTTCGATGTTCGGGCAGGACGGCCCCTGGCGCGACTGGAAAGCGGACGAGGTCAACCTGCACGCCATCAGCGGCCTGATGTCGATTACGGGCGAGCCGGACCGGGAGCCATTGAAGAACGGCGGCCACCAGGCGCTGTACAACACCGGCATCAATGCCTTCACCGCCGTCACTATGGCGGTCTACGCCCAGCAGACCATGGGCGTGGGCCAGCACGTCGATGTCTCCGCCTACGAAACCATGTCGTTCCTCCTCGAGCCGCCCCGGGTGTTGCAGGCCTCTCAGCAGGGCACCTTCACCGAGCGCGTGGGTAATCGCACCACGCTTCTGCCCGCGGCCGATGGTCACGTGAACGTGATCCGCGGCGGCTCCGGCGTCTTCGTCGAGGTGCTGGCTAAGGTGACGGGAAACGACTCCTTCCTGGTCCCCCACCTGCGCAACGCGCCCCTAGTCGGGCCTGGCGCCGCTGAGGCGAACGAGGAGATCGAAGCATTGCTCATGCCCTGGACCATCGAGCATGGCAAGGAGGAGTTCTACCACGCCGGCCAGGCGGGAGGTCAGAACTTCGGCTACGTCGCTTCGCCGGCGGACATGCTGAACTCGCCCCAACTCCGTGCCCGCGGCTACTACGTCGAAGTTGACCACCCCGTTGCCGGCCGGCTCACCTACCCGGGAGCTCCGTTCAAGATGAGCGAAACGCCCTGGCGCGCCGGCCGCGCCCCGCTCCTGGGCGAACACAATGAAGAGGTCTACTGCGGGCTGCTGGGGTACTCCCGCGCAGAGCTTGTCGACCTCAGCCGCGCCGGCGTCATCTAGGAGGAGACATGGCTGGTCTGCTCGAAGGCATCCGCGTGATCGACCTCAGCACGATCTGGGCCGCCCCTCTAGGCACCCGCTGGCTGGCCGACATGGGCGCCGAGGTCATCAAGGTCCAGGAAGTGCCCAGGCTGACGCCCGCGATAATCCAGCGCCTCCGACGCCTGCAGGAGCAGCGGCAGCAGGAGACCGCGGCGGCAGCTGCCGGCGGCGGCGCCGCCACGGCCGCGCCGCCCCGTCCCGCCGGCCTCAACCCGAACCAGAATCCCGTGATGGCCGAGAAAGGCCTCACCGGATATGTGCTCCAGGCCGAGGGCAACAAGAAAGCCGTCAGCCTCGACTTCGAGAAGCCCCGCGGCCGCGAGCTGCTCGTCCGCCTCATCGAGATGTCCGACATCGTCGTCGACAACCATCGCCCCATCGTCCTCGAGCGCATCGGTCTCGACTTCGAGGGCCTGACGCGCATCAAGCCCGGCATCATCCTCCTAAAGGTCGCCGCCATGGGGCAGACCGGGCCGGAGCGCAACTATTCCGGCTTCGGCGCGACCATCGACGGCCTTGGCGGCCTCGCTTTCCATACCGGCTACCACGACGTGCCCGACCAGCCCGTGCGCAGCGGGATCAACTACGCGGACCCCATCGCCGGCATGTACGTCGGCAGCGCCCTCATGATGGCGCTCCTCCACCGCCGGCGTACCGGCCGCGGCCAGGAGATCGACGTCAGCCTCCGCGAGACGCTGCCCATCGCCGAGATGTTCATGGAGTACTCCATGAACGGCCGCTTCTTCCCCCGCATCGGCAACCGCGAGATGGGGCGCGCGCCCCACGGGGTCTACCGCTGCCAGGGCGCCGACCGCTGGATCGCCATCGCCGTCAACTCCGACGCCGAGTGGCGGTCCCTCTGCGCCGCAATGGGCGATCCGGAGTGGGCGCACGCGCCCGAATTCGCCGACATGCACAGCCGCTGGCGCAACCACGACGCCCTCGACGCGCGCCTGAACGCCTGGACCTCTACCCAGGACGACCTTGCCCTCGCCGAGCGCCTGCAGGCGGCCGGCGTCGCGGCCACGCCGGTGCTAACGCCGCCTGAAGCCGTGCGTTCTCCCCACCACCAGGCTCGCGGCTGGTGGCACATCATGCACCAGGAGCACATGGGGGCCTACCACTACTACGGCCCCGGCTGGCGCCTGTCCGCCACCCCCGCCCGGATCCACTCGCCGCCGCCCTACCACGCCCAGCACAACCGCGAGGTCCTGCAGGGCATGCTCGGACTGAGCGACGCCGAGTACGACCAGTTGCTCGCTGACCAGATCACCAGCGAGTCCGCCCTGCCGGTGCTGCCGCCGGGCGACAACCCCTGAGGGCCGGGCAACCCGACTTCCCTGACCTGGGACTCAACCCGCGGGCCGAAGGTCGCCGCGCAGGTAGTGCCAGGCGCGGTACAGGCCGGCAAGGCTGAAGCCATCGAAGATCGCCGACTCCTGCGCCTGTGCCAGCGCTTCCCCCAGGGGCATGCGCCGCACCTCGAGCTGCTCGGTCTCATCGGGCGCCGCCCGGACTGCCGAGAGGTCCTGTGCCAGGTAGAGGAAGCCGACCTGGTCCGTGACGCTGTTCGAGATCTCGATGTGACCGAGCGCCGTCCACGACCCCGCCGACAGGCCAGCCTCCTCGCGCAGCTCCCGCTGCGCCGCCGCGAGCGGCTCTTCGCCCGCATCGGCGTATCCCGTCACGATCTCCCAGGAGTAGCTATCGGTCGGATACCGGTACTGGCCGACCAGATAGACGGCGCCATCGTCGCCGAGGGCGACAACGCCCACCGCCGGCTCGAACTCCACCACCCCGTAGATGCCCGGCCTGCCGTCGGGCCGCAGCACGCTGTCCTCTCGCACCCGGATCCAGGGGTTGCGGTAGACCTCGCGCGTGTCCAGGACCCGCCAGGGGCCACGAGTCTGGCCGGGCGCCGCCGCCCTCGGTTTCGGGGGACGCTGGGGTACGGGGGCCTCCACGCCGCCATCATAGGCGGCGGCGATCGCCGGAGAAAACGCAAGGCCCGGGGGGAGCGGACCCGGGCCCTGCCGCTTCATCCTTCCGAAGAAGGACTAAGCGCCTTGTGAGCGCCCCGAGGGGCGGTCGCGGCTCTCGCCGCTTCGTCATACTAGCACCGGCGGCCCCATTTTGAACATAAGCGACGCCGGTCTGGAGAACGCAGACTAGTACCGGCCTCGCGCCTTGTCAACTACGTCCGGCCTCTGGCAGTTGCCCTCTGCCAGCATGAGCCAGAGGGCCGCCGCCTGCCGAAGCCCTGGCCCATCCTGCCTCGTGGCCCGCAGCTCTGCCCTCCGCCTCCCAAGGCCAATGCCTGACGCGCGGCGCCGGCCCCGATACCATGCGGGCGGGAGGTGCTCACTTGGAAGTATTCCTCGCACCGGAGAACTGGATCGCCCTGCTGACGCTGACCGTGCTCGAGATCGTCCTCGGCATCGACAACGTCGTCTTCATCTCCATCCTCGCCGGCAAGCTGCCGCGGGCGCAGCAGGGGCGGGCGCGCACGGTCGGCCTCAGCCTGGCGATGGGCATGCGCATCCTCCTCCTGCTCTCGATCGCCTGGATCATCCGGCTCACCGAGCCCATCTTCGCCGTATTCGAAGAGGGGTTCTCCGGCCGCGACCTCATCCTCCTGGCCGGCGGGCTGTTCCTGCTGGCGAAGAGCACCTTCGAGATCCACGAGCGCCTCGAGGGCCACGAAGGCAAGGTCAGCGCCCGGGTTGCCCCCTCGTTCACCGCCGTGATCGTGCAGATACTGTTGCTGGACATCGTCTTCTCGCTCGACTCCGTGATCACGGCCGTCGGCACCATCGACCACGTCGAGATCATGATCGCGGCCGTGGTGGTCGCGGTGCTGGTCATGCTCGTGTCGTCCGGGCCGATCAGCGCCTTCGTCGAGCGCCACCCGACGGTGAAGATCCTGGCCCTGAGCTTCCTGCTGCTCATCGGCATGTCGCTGGTGGCCGAGGGCCTGGACCAGCACATCCCCAAGGGCTACATCTACTTCGCCATGGCCTTCTCGGTGTTCGTGGAGGCCATCAACCTCCGCATCCGCGCCAGGGAGGGCGTCGAGCCCGTGCACCTGCGCTCGGGCGTGGTGCCGGAGGCCGGGTAGGCAGACAACCCTCCGCCGGGGCGTCGCCAACGCCGCCCGCGCCCCGGCGCCCTAGTCCGCCGGCGCGACCCAGACGGCGACCGGAACGTCGGAAGATGGCCAGGCGTTCGTCCCCATCCTGACCTTCTGGCCGACCGCCACCTGCCCGCCGGGGGTCAGGAACTGCGTTCCGGGCGCGATGTAGGCCTGAGCAAAACCGGGGATCAACGAGCGCTCAAAGAGCGGTCCATCGCCGCGAATTACTATGAGGTGGGGTTCCAGACTGGTAATGATCCCCTCTATCTGCTCCTTGGCGGGCCAGACGACGGTCATCAGGTCAAGGCTAGCCCGAAGCTCGTAGGTCATCTCATTGTTCACCAGTATTCGCGCCTCGTAGCCCGGGATTGTTTGCGCACTGCAGAGCGCTCCCGGCGGATGGACGCCAAGACAGGCGTCAGGCCAGACGACGGCGTCAAGGCGGGTAACCTCTACGGGCACGCTACCGATAACGAAGATAGACGCGAACCGGCGGGCCAGGCGCTCGCTGAGCACGGACGCATCCGCGGTGGGCGGAGGGCTGTCCGAGGCCGGGCTTCGCTCGCGACAGGCACTGCCCGCCAGGGCGGCCGCCCCGACAGCGAGAAGCAGGACCCAGCCCCCACGACACCCGCTCAAGGCCGGATGCCCCTCACGTGGAGGATTCCCGGGAGACCGCAGACTTTCGGCTTGCGGCGTGTGTACAAGTCTGTCGACCGCCATCCAGTTGACAGCCCTCTGCCCGTAAATCTGCTGTCAGTCTTTAACAGCTCGAACATCCGCGCCGAGCAGCAGCCGCGGTGCAGCGCCGCCCACAGCATCGCCAGCGCATCGTCGTGCGGCGGCAGGCCGAGCGGTACCAGGATGACCTCCTTCACCTGGTCCCAGCGCCGCCGCATCTGCGACTCCGAGTAGCCGAGCAGTTCGGCGCCGGCCCGCGTGCCGCCCCCCGCAAGCCGCGCTGCCATGATGCAGGGATGCGCTTCCGCAAGCCCGTGCACGTGGGCCTGCGCAAGCAGACCAATCAGGCCGCCGCTTCGCTGCTCTTCGACTCCGCCTGACAGGCTCAGGACGACCTCCTTGTCGGCACCGCGGCGCGCAGGGCTGGGGTAACGCGTGCGGCGGCCTCTCGCCCCCGAATCGTATCGCCAAGCAATCACAGACCTCTGACAAATACTACTCAACGCGGTTTCCGTGCGCCGAATGGGCTGCGGGAGCCGCGTGCGCGCTGGCCCAGGCAGGCGGCGGAAGCCGTGAGGCCGGCAGCCGGGAGCAGCAGTGCGCCGAAGCGCGTCAGGCAAACGGGTCCGCAATCGTCAGGCCGTCGATCCGCTGGCCGCACGGCGTCATTGCGAGCCCGATAGGGCGAAGCAAGCTCTGGAGGCGCCATCGCGCAGCGGGCCCGACTTCAGCCATTTGTCCATCCGTTCGCTATCCGCACGCGACTCTCCTTCGATTGGATGGTGTCGCCTCCGGCCGCATCAGGCATACTTGAGAAAGCGAGACTGGGGTTTGGAGGCCCGAGATGACGACTAACACCAACGGCAGCCGCGAGACCGGCACCTTCACCGCCAAGGCCGGCCTGGCCAGGATG
This region includes:
- a CDS encoding NUDIX hydrolase — translated: MEAPVPQRPPKPRAAAPGQTRGPWRVLDTREVYRNPWIRVREDSVLRPDGRPGIYGVVEFEPAVGVVALGDDGAVYLVGQYRYPTDSYSWEIVTGYADAGEEPLAAAQRELREEAGLSAGSWTALGHIEISNSVTDQVGFLYLAQDLSAVRAAPDETEQLEVRRMPLGEALAQAQESAIFDGFSLAGLYRAWHYLRGDLRPAG
- a CDS encoding SDR family NAD(P)-dependent oxidoreductase produces the protein MRLSGKSAIVTGGGRGIGRAICEAFAREGCRVLVADIDVGNAAEVAEAIGKGGGQATYRLLDVSDEGEVAATVREAVEAFGRLDIMVNNAGVGGGFDWDRTIAVNLSGVYYGCRIAGEAMAAAGGGAIVNTASIAGLVGLGGTGPYVAAKHGVIGLTREFALLLGPRGVRVNCVCPGWIETEMTRGIMENEAGRRRIESQTPLGRAGRPEEIANAFLFLASDEASFVTGCALVVDGGWTAR
- a CDS encoding TerC family protein, which codes for MEVFLAPENWIALLTLTVLEIVLGIDNVVFISILAGKLPRAQQGRARTVGLSLAMGMRILLLLSIAWIIRLTEPIFAVFEEGFSGRDLILLAGGLFLLAKSTFEIHERLEGHEGKVSARVAPSFTAVIVQILLLDIVFSLDSVITAVGTIDHVEIMIAAVVVAVLVMLVSSGPISAFVERHPTVKILALSFLLLIGMSLVAEGLDQHIPKGYIYFAMAFSVFVEAINLRIRAREGVEPVHLRSGVVPEAG
- a CDS encoding CoA transferase yields the protein MTEASRDGAMPPAAPQALDGLRVLDLTQYIAGPFCTKLMADFGAEVIKVEPPGIGDVSRGYGPFRGDLPDREASGLYLYCNTNKKSITLDIETEAGLEIARRLASQVDVVVESYPPGRMAELGLGYEHLSLLNPKLVLLSISMFGQDGPWRDWKADEVNLHAISGLMSITGEPDREPLKNGGHQALYNTGINAFTAVTMAVYAQQTMGVGQHVDVSAYETMSFLLEPPRVLQASQQGTFTERVGNRTTLLPAADGHVNVIRGGSGVFVEVLAKVTGNDSFLVPHLRNAPLVGPGAAEANEEIEALLMPWTIEHGKEEFYHAGQAGGQNFGYVASPADMLNSPQLRARGYYVEVDHPVAGRLTYPGAPFKMSETPWRAGRAPLLGEHNEEVYCGLLGYSRAELVDLSRAGVI
- a CDS encoding AAA family ATPase — protein: MVLDGLRCELCGQMNPPDARFCNSCGSSLEAKCPDCGRLNPPGSAFCNNCGRRLRPAPAQAAIETPRHLAERILRDRAGLEGERRNVTVLFIDAADSTATGSRVDMEVLHAVVRECTQRMADAVHRYEGTVTQFRGDGIMAIFGAPIAHEDSARRAVAAALAMRDSLVAFSTELQAAGRPHFRYRIGLNSGPVVVGRIGDDLSMDYTAIGDTVNLAARMEAAARNDSIYITDAVYRQVREYFEFRPLGQLEVKGKAEPVEAYEVLRALPVRDRLEAIAARGLSPFVGRERELAALRGYFEQARRGQGHVVFISGEAGMGKSRLLLEFRRSLGEDGATWVEAHCNAYARNTPYVAITEVLKSAFALDEADTEDVVVGRVQAAVAEWDEAAQPTAAYLRFLLNVDPGDAALASMDAGARRAGVLDSLRALLLQLSRRRPVVLVVEDLHWIDAQSQDALAGLIDVSASAPVLMLLTFRPGYSQPFGDRSYFSRIALSNLGAEESALISESLIEGAALPEEVRRLIFSKAEGNPFYVEEVTKSLVESGALRRSNGTLAPARPLSQIQIPDTIQGVILSRIDRLDRRAREAIQLASVIGREFTVRLLQRISDVEAQLEGLLGELKGLELIYEKAFFPELSYMFKHALTHDVAYSTLLVERRRALHRVVAQAIEDLYSERLAEHYEMLAHHFYEAQDWDKALDYLTKAARKALDTYAHAEATSFLERAMEAVERASTPERDQVRADLQAYRGRALIQAAAWPRARPDLESALAALSPERLERRLEVLGDLAMACWWSRDTPAMRRYAGDLRALASEMGREDLVTVADAWLAAALSAEGDPLRSLSELTAIAERARKLRVTMPPGPGSFVPLWNYWTGRLDEAVRVGREAVERARRENHVLMLMEALPHFAVSLAAHGDYAEALEVYREARQVGERYGAKAPLSRAIAMEAGMHLDLLDFEGAATLQQEAREVAAAAGFPPAAVSAGIDLLLNLARQGRPAEAEAIEPEIAAAVEREAGWHGWLWRLRLAQARAELALVRGDWQQAVRQADEAIERSLATGRVKYQVAALGVRGAARSALGNREDAVTDLRRAIDLARGTRDPAMLLRAMLALLVVQQDEAALTEAREVADRIAAALPGGLQGRFIAAAPLRLIRRST
- a CDS encoding CoA transferase; amino-acid sequence: MAGLLEGIRVIDLSTIWAAPLGTRWLADMGAEVIKVQEVPRLTPAIIQRLRRLQEQRQQETAAAAAGGGAATAAPPRPAGLNPNQNPVMAEKGLTGYVLQAEGNKKAVSLDFEKPRGRELLVRLIEMSDIVVDNHRPIVLERIGLDFEGLTRIKPGIILLKVAAMGQTGPERNYSGFGATIDGLGGLAFHTGYHDVPDQPVRSGINYADPIAGMYVGSALMMALLHRRRTGRGQEIDVSLRETLPIAEMFMEYSMNGRFFPRIGNREMGRAPHGVYRCQGADRWIAIAVNSDAEWRSLCAAMGDPEWAHAPEFADMHSRWRNHDALDARLNAWTSTQDDLALAERLQAAGVAATPVLTPPEAVRSPHHQARGWWHIMHQEHMGAYHYYGPGWRLSATPARIHSPPPYHAQHNREVLQGMLGLSDAEYDQLLADQITSESALPVLPPGDNP
- a CDS encoding N-acetyltransferase, which translates into the protein MALRQFRFLREGLEREGGRRYRGGVVSAPVTIREETDADAGAIRNVNELAFGRPDEASIVDALRDHGKSFLSLVAVIGDEVVGHVMFSPFTIEAGGEMRAEAALAPLAVLPAWQGRGIGSALAREGLERCRALGYGAVFLLGNPAYYGRFGFRPASAFGIRYAGELAAPDAFQAVELRAGALSGMAGIGRFEPELM